The following proteins are co-located in the Echinicola sp. 20G genome:
- the sixA gene encoding phosphohistidine phosphatase SixA yields the protein MTKYLTLLRHGEAEHGYGQSGDFKRKLTRDGKYKLQRLANVLKERKVEFDLLLKSPATRTVETAGIIRDAVLPHEDTEEGVLYLAETDDIIKVLNKLSDDIHKVMVVGHNPGISALLSFLTNEYQISLSPGMMAVIELHADKWGVGLSRGMGTLQEILQ from the coding sequence ATGACTAAATATCTCACTTTATTAAGACACGGCGAAGCCGAACATGGTTATGGTCAGTCCGGTGATTTCAAGCGCAAACTTACAAGAGATGGAAAGTATAAACTCCAGAGACTAGCTAATGTTTTAAAGGAACGCAAAGTTGAATTTGACCTTTTGCTGAAGAGTCCTGCAACGAGAACTGTGGAGACTGCGGGAATTATCCGAGATGCTGTTTTGCCACATGAAGATACAGAAGAGGGAGTGTTGTATTTGGCAGAAACTGATGACATCATTAAGGTATTAAATAAGTTGTCTGATGATATTCATAAAGTAATGGTGGTAGGCCATAATCCTGGGATCAGCGCATTGTTATCTTTTCTAACTAACGAATATCAAATAAGCCTTTCACCTGGGATGATGGCTGTTATTGAACTTCATGCGGATAAATGGGGAGTAGGACTATCTAGGGGGATGGGGACCTTGCAGGAAATATTACAATAA
- a CDS encoding agmatinase family protein, protein MSSKKQELIDSFDPNGVASHGSIFGLPFDDESASLIIIPVPWEVTVSYAHGTAEGPAAVLQASAQVDLFQDDIVDAWTMGIHMLPIPEDIHISSTNHRILAGNYIDWLENGKSKDEKERFLAVPDLIKKSCEKMNTWVYETAKNYLNQGKKVALLGGDHSTPLGLVKALSEKYSSFGVLQIDAHADLRVAYEDFEFSHASIAHNFLKIPQVEKLVQVGIRDYCEDEAERAEDDDRITTFYDHEIKDQLYEGRTWRSICDRIIASLPREVYVTIDIDGFDPKLCPNTGTPVPGGFELDQIMYLMKLIVKSGKKIVGFDLVEVAPGPGEDEWDGNVGARILYRMSNLMGVSQSKLWWK, encoded by the coding sequence ATGAGCAGTAAAAAACAGGAACTTATTGACAGTTTTGACCCAAATGGAGTAGCCTCACATGGAAGTATTTTTGGTTTACCTTTTGATGATGAGTCAGCATCTTTGATTATAATTCCAGTACCTTGGGAAGTGACAGTTTCCTATGCCCACGGAACTGCGGAAGGCCCAGCTGCTGTGCTCCAAGCTTCAGCGCAAGTTGACCTTTTTCAGGATGATATTGTAGATGCATGGACTATGGGAATTCATATGCTTCCTATTCCTGAAGATATTCATATTAGTAGTACCAACCATAGGATTTTGGCTGGTAACTACATAGACTGGCTCGAAAATGGTAAATCCAAAGATGAAAAAGAACGCTTCTTGGCTGTACCGGATTTGATCAAAAAGTCCTGTGAGAAAATGAATACATGGGTATATGAAACGGCCAAGAATTACCTGAATCAAGGTAAAAAAGTTGCATTGTTGGGCGGAGATCATAGTACTCCTTTAGGGTTAGTAAAGGCTTTATCCGAAAAATATTCAAGTTTTGGTGTATTGCAGATAGATGCACATGCTGATTTGAGGGTTGCTTATGAAGATTTTGAATTTTCACATGCTTCCATAGCCCATAACTTCCTCAAGATTCCCCAGGTTGAGAAATTGGTTCAAGTTGGTATTCGCGATTACTGTGAAGATGAGGCAGAAAGGGCAGAGGATGATGACAGAATCACCACTTTTTATGATCATGAAATTAAAGACCAATTATATGAAGGTCGAACTTGGAGATCTATCTGTGACCGAATAATTGCTTCATTGCCTCGAGAAGTCTATGTGACCATCGATATAGATGGCTTCGATCCAAAATTATGCCCTAATACAGGAACTCCGGTGCCAGGAGGTTTTGAGTTGGACCAAATTATGTATTTGATGAAACTTATTGTGAAATCAGGAAAGAAGATCGTTGGATTTGATTTGGTAGAGGTTGCTCCTGGGCCAGGAGAAGATGAGTGGGATGGAAATGTAGGTGCGAGAATTCTCTACAGAATGTCAAATTTGATGGGAGTGTCCCAGTCAAAACTTTGGTGGAAATAA
- a CDS encoding heavy metal translocating P-type ATPase, whose amino-acid sequence MFCFLMLVTGMLMDHYKVSFFTGWLRVSWYVASYLPVAIPILKKGLSLIIKGEVFTEFFLMGIATLGAFFIGEYPEAVAVMLFYELGERFQGMAVRKAKRNIQSLLDIRPEIASVNRNGEWKTVHPEEVLLDEVIQVRPGEKVPLDGRVIDKGSRFDTSALTGESKPKKLGKGEDVLAGMVNLERRFTMTVHKKYNDSSISKILEMVSAASSRKAQTEQFIRKFAKVYTPIVTYLALALVILPYFFVSNYVFSDWLYRALVFLVISCPCALVVSIPLGYFGGIGAASKNGILFKGSNFLDRMQNIQTLAMDKTGTLTKGVFKIQEISPESANTEWISLAASLEKHSTHPVGKAILEYTAEHSIETFPVNEMEEISGKGLRGKVNGKEVLVGNSKLFSGNQITIPKQTTSSKTSTIYVAIDGQYAGQINIADSLKEDAKSSIQLLRRKGISEIVMLSGDKSDVTIEYAKELGLDKAYGDLLPQDKVKRVETLKGNGKHTVAFVGDGINDAPVLALADIGIAMGGLGSDVAIETADVVIQTDQPSKIAQAIDISKKTKSIVWQNIGLAFLTKLIVLSLGALGMATMWAAVFADVGVAMLAILNAIRIQHMDFSLKIVDK is encoded by the coding sequence GTGTTTTGTTTTTTAATGCTGGTGACAGGAATGTTGATGGACCACTATAAGGTTTCTTTCTTTACTGGATGGTTAAGGGTGAGTTGGTATGTCGCTTCTTACTTACCTGTAGCTATTCCCATCTTAAAAAAAGGGTTAAGCTTAATAATAAAAGGAGAAGTGTTTACTGAGTTCTTCTTAATGGGAATAGCCACACTTGGAGCGTTTTTCATTGGTGAGTATCCAGAAGCCGTTGCAGTAATGCTCTTTTATGAATTAGGAGAAAGGTTTCAAGGAATGGCAGTAAGAAAAGCTAAAAGAAATATTCAGTCTCTATTAGATATCAGACCAGAAATAGCCTCGGTAAATAGAAATGGTGAGTGGAAGACGGTGCACCCTGAAGAAGTCCTGTTGGATGAAGTCATTCAAGTCAGACCTGGTGAAAAAGTCCCATTGGATGGTAGAGTCATTGATAAAGGAAGCAGGTTTGACACCTCTGCACTTACTGGAGAAAGTAAGCCAAAAAAATTAGGCAAAGGAGAAGATGTTTTGGCCGGAATGGTCAACCTAGAAAGACGCTTCACTATGACAGTCCATAAAAAATACAATGACAGCTCCATCTCCAAAATACTGGAAATGGTGAGTGCAGCGAGTTCCCGAAAAGCCCAAACAGAACAATTTATACGAAAGTTTGCGAAAGTCTATACCCCTATCGTCACCTATTTGGCTTTAGCTTTAGTTATACTCCCCTATTTCTTTGTCAGTAATTATGTATTTTCAGATTGGTTGTATAGAGCGTTGGTTTTTCTGGTAATTTCCTGCCCATGTGCTTTGGTTGTGTCCATACCATTAGGCTACTTTGGAGGTATCGGAGCTGCCTCAAAAAATGGGATTCTGTTTAAAGGATCTAATTTTTTGGATCGAATGCAAAATATCCAAACCTTGGCGATGGACAAGACAGGCACACTGACAAAGGGAGTCTTTAAAATTCAGGAAATCTCCCCGGAATCAGCAAATACCGAATGGATAAGCCTAGCCGCCAGCCTCGAAAAACACAGTACACATCCTGTTGGAAAAGCCATTTTGGAATATACCGCTGAGCACTCCATTGAAACCTTCCCCGTTAATGAAATGGAAGAAATTTCAGGAAAAGGATTGAGAGGGAAGGTCAATGGAAAAGAAGTGCTAGTAGGCAATTCAAAATTATTTAGTGGAAACCAAATCACGATTCCCAAGCAAACCACTTCAAGCAAAACATCCACCATCTATGTGGCAATTGATGGTCAATATGCAGGCCAAATTAATATTGCTGACAGTTTGAAAGAAGATGCCAAATCCAGCATCCAACTGCTCCGAAGAAAGGGTATTTCTGAAATCGTAATGCTTTCGGGAGACAAAAGTGATGTCACCATAGAATATGCAAAGGAATTGGGACTTGATAAGGCCTATGGTGATTTACTTCCTCAGGATAAAGTCAAGCGAGTGGAGACTCTTAAAGGGAATGGAAAACATACTGTGGCCTTTGTTGGAGACGGTATTAACGATGCTCCTGTACTGGCTTTGGCAGATATTGGAATAGCCATGGGAGGCCTGGGCAGTGATGTAGCCATTGAAACAGCTGATGTGGTAATCCAGACAGATCAACCTTCAAAAATAGCTCAAGCGATTGACATTAGTAAAAAGACCAAAAGCATTGTCTGGCAGAATATAGGTCTGGCATTTTTGACCAAACTGATTGTCTTATCCTTGGGAGCTTTAGGAATGGCTACCATGTGGGCAGCAGTATTTGCAGATGTTGGTGTTGCGATGCTGGCTATCTTAAATGCCATAAGAATACAGCACATGGATTTTAGCCTAAAAATAGTTGATAAATGA